Part of the Campylobacteraceae bacterium genome, CTTCTTTAATTAATAACTCATTGCTCCAGCATTTAAAAGTCCTATACAAATAGATAAAAATGCCATTAAAATTCCAACCGCAACAACATCTTTTTCAATTTTAGCTTCAAGTGAAAACTTCCCTTTAAGTCTGGTTACAATAAATGCAAAAATCAACTGAATAATAATCGCAACACTTCCCCAAATAACAAAATCAAAATAAGACACTGAACTTACTAGTGCGCTGTATAAAGGAATAGAAACCCCAATAACAGCTCCTCCAAAACTAAGAGATGCTGTTGTATTATTTTCTTCAAAAATAAGCTTGTAATCATCG contains:
- a CDS encoding DUF350 domain-containing protein; translation: MIMESFIGFILFFGTALLMVGIFLYLYAIVTPYDDYKLIFEENNTTASLSFGGAVIGVSIPLYSALVSSVSYFDFVIWGSVAIIIQLIFAFIVTRLKGKFSLEAKIEKDVVAVGILMAFLSICIGLLNAGAMSY